A single window of Gambusia affinis linkage group LG18, SWU_Gaff_1.0, whole genome shotgun sequence DNA harbors:
- the LOC122820245 gene encoding uncharacterized protein LOC122820245 isoform X1: MQELDHELRATENRPGCFGEEEQGKTSHLMCKTFWTTGAEDMSADVQATQPRAFTMTSASKQWSSGICDCCQDSALCCYTCWCFPCFACQTAKEAGECLCLPLLDAFGLIPPMATSLRKRLQRLRVCELLRALHLVSDIQRDQDETKPGGVCQRGCLIRTNGPLPHQQPEKLTSRPSSERDGGQGVATLDWIKRDFHVSRNI; the protein is encoded by the exons AAAACCGGCCTGGCTGCTTTGGAGAGGAGGAGCAGGGGAAGACGTCACATTTGAT gTGTAAGACTTTCTGGACCACAG GAGCTGAAGACATGTCTGCCGACGTTCAGGCGACCCAACCCCGGGCGTTCACCATGACCTCTGCGTCCAAACAGTGGTCCTCTGGCATCTGTGACTGCTGCCAGGACAGCGCTCTCT GTTGCTACACCTGCTGGTGCTTTCCCTGCTTCGCCTGCCAGACAGCGAAGGAGGCTGGAGAGTGTCTCTGTCTCCCCCTGCTGGACGCTTTCGGACTCATCCCGCCCATGGCCACGTCACTCC GGAAGCGTTTGCAGCGACTGCGTGTATGCGAGCTTCTGCGGGCCCTGCACCTGGTGTCAGATATCCAGAGAGATCAAGACGAGACAAAACCCGGTGGTGTTTGTCAGCGCGGCTGCCTGATCAGAACTAATGGTCCGCTCCCTCATCAACAACCCGAGAAGCTGACGTCACGGCCGTCATCAGAGAGAGATGGCGGCCAAGGAGTTGCCACGCTTGATTGGATTAAGAGAGACTTTCACGTTTCCAGGAACATCTGA
- the LOC122820245 gene encoding cornifelin homolog A-like isoform X2 yields the protein MQELDHELRATENRPGCFGEEEQGKTSHLMCKTFWTTGAEDMSADVQATQPRAFTMTSASKQWSSGICDCCQDSALCCYTCWCFPCFACQTAKEAGECLCLPLLDAFGLIPPMATSLRASIRHRYGIEGSVCSDCVYASFCGPCTWCQISREIKTRQNPVVFVSAAA from the exons AAAACCGGCCTGGCTGCTTTGGAGAGGAGGAGCAGGGGAAGACGTCACATTTGAT gTGTAAGACTTTCTGGACCACAG GAGCTGAAGACATGTCTGCCGACGTTCAGGCGACCCAACCCCGGGCGTTCACCATGACCTCTGCGTCCAAACAGTGGTCCTCTGGCATCTGTGACTGCTGCCAGGACAGCGCTCTCT GTTGCTACACCTGCTGGTGCTTTCCCTGCTTCGCCTGCCAGACAGCGAAGGAGGCTGGAGAGTGTCTCTGTCTCCCCCTGCTGGACGCTTTCGGACTCATCCCGCCCATGGCCACGTCACTCCGTGCGTCCATCCGCCACAGATACGGCATCGAG GGAAGCGTTTGCAGCGACTGCGTGTATGCGAGCTTCTGCGGGCCCTGCACCTGGTGTCAGATATCCAGAGAGATCAAGACGAGACAAAACCCGGTGGTGTTTGTCAGCGCGGCTGCCTGA
- the LOC122820245 gene encoding uncharacterized protein LOC122820245 isoform X3, which yields MSADVQATQPRAFTMTSASKQWSSGICDCCQDSALCCYTCWCFPCFACQTAKEAGECLCLPLLDAFGLIPPMATSLRKRLQRLRVCELLRALHLVSDIQRDQDETKPGGVCQRGCLIRTNGPLPHQQPEKLTSRPSSERDGGQGVATLDWIKRDFHVSRNI from the exons ATGTCTGCCGACGTTCAGGCGACCCAACCCCGGGCGTTCACCATGACCTCTGCGTCCAAACAGTGGTCCTCTGGCATCTGTGACTGCTGCCAGGACAGCGCTCTCT GTTGCTACACCTGCTGGTGCTTTCCCTGCTTCGCCTGCCAGACAGCGAAGGAGGCTGGAGAGTGTCTCTGTCTCCCCCTGCTGGACGCTTTCGGACTCATCCCGCCCATGGCCACGTCACTCC GGAAGCGTTTGCAGCGACTGCGTGTATGCGAGCTTCTGCGGGCCCTGCACCTGGTGTCAGATATCCAGAGAGATCAAGACGAGACAAAACCCGGTGGTGTTTGTCAGCGCGGCTGCCTGATCAGAACTAATGGTCCGCTCCCTCATCAACAACCCGAGAAGCTGACGTCACGGCCGTCATCAGAGAGAGATGGCGGCCAAGGAGTTGCCACGCTTGATTGGATTAAGAGAGACTTTCACGTTTCCAGGAACATCTGA